From a single Phacochoerus africanus isolate WHEZ1 chromosome 11, ROS_Pafr_v1, whole genome shotgun sequence genomic region:
- the LOC125111027 gene encoding olfactory receptor 8B3-like has protein sequence MEVIKRMASGNDSFMTEFILLGLTDQPDLQLPLFFLFLMMYVVTVLGNSGLIILIMKNSYLHTPMYFFLFNLSSIDLCYSSVFIPKMLAGFLSKGNIISYMGCMTQLYFFCFFCISECYVLTSMAYDRYVAICNPLLYNIAMSPKVCSGLMLGSYLMAFSGAVAHTGCMLRLTFCDANIINHYFCDLLPLLQLSCISTYINEMVIFIVAGINVIVPSLTIFISYGLILSSILHISSREGRSKAFSTCSSHVIAVSLFFGSCTFMYLKPSSAGSLDDRKISSLFYTIVAAMMNPLIYSLRNKDVKIALRKTLSRRQF, from the exons ATGGAGGTCATT AAAAGAATGGCTTCTGGAAATGACTCTTTCATGACTGAATTCATTCTGTTGGGATTAACAGACCAACCAGATCTCCAACTCccactgttctttctctttctaatgatGTATGTGGTTACTGTGTTGGGAAATTCGGGACTGATAATTCTAATCATGAAAAATTCatacctccacacccccatgtattttttcctctttaacctGTCCTCCATAGATCTCTGCTATTCTTCAGTATTTATACCCAAAATGCTGGCAGGTTTCTTATCAAAGGGGAATATTATCTCTTACATGGGGTGCATGactcagctttattttttctgtttcttttgtatttctgaatgCTATGTGTTAACATCCATGGcctatgatcgctatgtggccatctgtaaccCCCTATTGTATAACATTGCCATGTCCCCTAAAGTGTGTTCTGGCCTCATGCTTGGTTCCTACTTGATGGCATTTTCTGGTGCTGTGGCTCACACTGGATGCATGCTGAGACTGACCTTCTGTGATGCAAACATAATCAACCATTATTTCTGTGacctcctccccctgctccaGCTCTCCTGCATAAGTACCTACATCAATGAGATGGTAATTTTCATTGTGGCAGGCATCAATGTCATTGTTCCTAGTCTCACCATCTTTATCTCTTATGGTCTCATCCTGTCCAGCATCCTCCACATCAGTTCCAGGGAGGGCAGGTCCAAAGCCTTCAGTACGTGCAGTTCCCATGTAATTGCAGTGTCTCTCTTCTTTGGATCATGTACATTCATGTATCTGAAGCCATCTTCTGCTGGGTCTCTGGATGACAGaaaaatctcttctctcttttacACCATTGTGGCTGCCATGATGAACCCCTTAATCTACAGCTTgagaaataaagatgttaaaattgCTCTGAGAAAAACTCTGAGTAGGAGACAGTTTTGA
- the LOC125111370 gene encoding LOW QUALITY PROTEIN: olfactory receptor 8B8-like (The sequence of the model RefSeq protein was modified relative to this genomic sequence to represent the inferred CDS: inserted 1 base in 1 codon) — MDIGNSSLVTEFILVGLSKYSEIQLPLFFLFMGIYIVTVAGNLGLVTLIRLNSHLHTPMYYFLFNLSFIDLCYSSTITPKLLVNFVQRXNAISYAGCMTQLFFYCFFVSAECYVLTVMAYDRYVAICKPLLYNVTMSPKVCHLLVVIVYVGAFIGAWAHTGCMLRLTFCDANTINHYMCDILPLLELSCTSTHINELVVLIVVGFDVGVPSLTIIISYAFILSSIFRIHSAEGRSKAFSTCSSHVIVVFVFFGSGAFMYLHPSSVLSMDQGKVSTVFYTIVVPMLNPLIYSFRNKEVKVALKKSLSRKIFS; from the exons ATGGATATTGGAAACAGCTCCCTAGTCACTGAGTTTATCCTTGTGGGTTTATCTAAGTATTCGGAGATCCAGCTGCCCCTGTTCTTCCTTTTCATGGGAATTTACATTGTTACTGTGGCAGGAAACCTGGGCTTGGTCACTCTAATTAGACTGAATTCTCATCTTCACACTCCCATGTActacttcctttttaatttatcctttatAGATCTCTGTTACTCTTCTACCATCACCCCAAAACTGTTGGTAAACTTTGTTCAGA TGAACGCCATCTCCTATGCAGGATGCATGACTCAGCTCTTCTTCTACTGCTTCTTTGTCAGTGCAGAGTGCTATGTGTTGACAGTGATGGcctatgatcgctatgtggccattTGCAAGCCCCTGCTGTACAATGTCACAATGTCTCCTAAGGTCTGTCATCTGCTGGTTGTGATTGTATATGTGGGAGCATTTATTGGTGCCTGGGCCCACACAGGATGCATGCTGAGGTTGACCTTCTGTGATGCCAACACCATCAACCACTACATGTGTGACATTCTCCCTCTTCTGGAGCTCTCCTGTACCAGCACTCACATCAATGAATTGGTAGTTCTCATTGTTGTGGGCTTTGATGTTGGTGTGCCTAGCCTCACCATCATCATCTCTTATGCTTTCATCCTCTCCAGCATCTTCCGCATCCATTCTGCTGAAGGAAGATCTAAAGCCTTCAGCACTTGTAGCTCACAtgtcattgttgtttttgttttctttggctcagGGGCATTCATGTACCTCCATCCTTCCTCTGTTTTGTCCATGGACCAGGGGAAAGTGTCCACCGTGTTCTATACCATTGTGGTGCCCATGCTCAATCCTCTGATCTACAGCTTCAGAAACAAAGAGGTTAaggttgccctaaaaaaaagcttgagtagaaaaatattttcctga